The stretch of DNA CAAAACAGTAAGTAAGGTTCAATCTTTCATTTTTAAATGCATTTGTTGGACAGATTTCTTCAACAATACATGAATCGCATTTTGAACATTTTGTCCTATCATATTGAGGCCTTAAATCATTATCTGCCCATAATTCAGCATAATTGGTTTCATCTAAAGGCAAGTGACGTCCTTTGATATCTGAAACCGGAATATCAACCTTGTCATCGGTTACAAGCAAATTATTATAAATTTCTTCATTCAATACAGGTATCGGAATGGCTACCGTATCATAAACTTCTCCGCCCTGGCCTGTTTTGAAACCGCCTAAATAATACGGGTCCATTTTAGTTAAATCAGCAGATAACATTAAATTCGGTTTTTCAGCACTTGACCTTGTTCCATTGCCTAAAACGTATCCCTGTGTTCCGTTTAACAGAACTTTAGTTCCTTCTTTAATTACATTTTGAGGAATATCATTCTGCAACGGATTCAAATCTCCGCATCCTGAAAATGTCAATCCCCTCAAGTTTCCTTCCAATGGAATTGCTGCAAAGATTGATGAAACAGCTTCCTTGTTCGGGTTTGTAAAGGCAGTATAGTTTTTAAACGCCATACGCGCTCCAACAATTTGCGCTCTTGTAATATCATCAATTGTTATTGTATTTTCAATGGTCTTTCCATCTGCACTTTCTACCCTGACATCTATTTTTTTGCCTTCAAGTATGTCTTTTAGCAAGAATCCTCCACCATAGTTTTCATCATGAATAGAGTGGGCTGTTCCGTGAAGAATCACATCCACTGAACCCAGCCATTCGTTAGGACAAGGTCCTGCGTAAGCCGGAACTCCATTTAAGTAAACCTCATTTGCCCTTATGAATTCTCCAGGTTGGGAAATAATGAAGTTTAAAATAGCTGCAGTGCCGCTCATCACACCGCAAGTTCCTGTTGTAACCACATCAACCTCATCAAAACTTGGTGCATCTCCTTTTTTAATGAGCTTTTTAAATTCCTCTGCCGTATAAATATTGGCTTCGCCGTCTTCAATTCTTTTATTGATCTGGCCAATGCTTTTATTATTAGTCATTTTATACCTTCTTTCAATAGCTAACTTTTTGATTAGATTTTACCGAGAGTATCTCCCCTTAAGCCTCTCCTTAATGTTTCAAGAGAAGTGATATCGTCACTTGAAATATTTCCCAAATTAACAGTATTTCCTAATTTCAATATGAAAAAGACTTGCTGGTCCTTATTTGGCGCTTCCCATAAAATTTTCTTATTATCTATTTTTTCTAGAATATAATCTATTTCATCCTCTTTCGGATTTCCTGATTTGTCAAAGATTCCAATGTTCTTTCCGCCTTCACGGGCTTCTACAATTATTAGGGAGGAGCCTGCATTTAATTCGTTTTCCATTTGTTCTATTCTTTCATCCAAGCTTAATTCCTTATCCAATTGAGGATTTTTTTTACCAACTTCAGACAATACTTCAAAACCATCATCTTTTGCCTTTTCGATGCAGTTCAATTTGTTTTCTGTGGGAATATTTGTTGAACCATCTGATATTTCAATGGCCGGAAAACCCAATTCATGAGCTTCCTGGAAGAATTCCTCAAGTTTTCCTTTCATGTAGGCCAGTTCAAATAAGGTTCCTCCGGTATATGGGGTGATTTTATGGGATTTGTACATTTCGACTTTTGCCTTGATTATATCCTGCTCATGGACTATTGATGTTCCCCATCCAAATTTCAGATAATCGACATAATCTCCTGAAATTTTCATCAGGCTGTCTGCAGTTTCAAGGCCTAATCCTTTGTCCAAAACCATTGTTAAACCGGAAGTTCTCGGTTTTTCTTGTCTGTCTATTGATAAAAATTCAAATGATTTCAAGTTATCACTCATTTTAGATTAATTTAGAAAGTATAATTATTAATATAATTGTATAAACCTATTTTTAACATTTTGCTTTTGTAGAACTATCAAAAAACATAACTATAGTTATAAAAAAACCAATAAAAAAAGTTAAAAAAAAGCGAATTAATCCGCTTTCATTTCATTTTCAGATCTTGTAACTAAATCGGAAAGTGAATTGCGAACATTTTCTGGAATAGAATTGTCTTCTTTATCAGCAATCACTTGTGAAATGATTTTACATAAAACAAAAATCGCATGTTTGTGCTCAGCTTTGGTTTTATGAATATGATGAGGGCTTATTTTAAGGGTAATATATTCACTGCAATCATTTGTAATTTGGTCATCTTCAGCTAAATACTTTAAAACATATACTAAAAATTGATGTAATTGTATCATTTCGTCTTTATACATAAATATCTAACCCAAACATTAACTAATTTCATTTAGTTAAAAAATTAACTCGATTTTTCTATACTCTTAATATTATAACTAATCATATTTAAATATTGCATTCGAAATAAAACACAATGATTTAAAAGACAAGTTTTCTTTAAAATTATTATAACCTGCATTTAAAAAAAGCCCAAATAATTGTTTACTTGTGAAATTATGATGATTATTTCAAAACACAGGAATTACAAATCAACATTGAATTCATCCGTTTCAACTATTCTAGGCAATTTGCCCATAGTTGCGACATGATCTCCAGAAATGATTAGAACACCTTCGAAAAATTCCTTATAGTTTTCACTGAATTCCAATGCATTTTGAAGCATGTCTTCACTATCAGAACCTTTAACTTCATTAGCGATTTTAGTTGCAAGACCATCAGCCGTTGCGGCCGATTTGGAAATTACGCTTACGCTTTCAGCATCCCCAAAACTGATTGAATGGCCAATCCTGCCTGAAGATGTGCAAATCCCCAACGGTTTTTTCCTTGCCTTTACTTCGAATGCTATTTTATTTTTAAGAATCTCATTATTTGAATAGATTCCGCATAAAACCTTTTCATCATTGATTAGGGCAATATCCCCACCGTTTTCAACAATTGAATATTTGGAATCAAGATTTATCAAATAATTCAAAGACAATTCTGAAATTGAACCTGCAACACATGCCATTGGACCAACATCAGCAATATTTGAAGCCTTAACCATTGTTTCACAAATCAACGGCAAATCCCCCTCAGTTTCAATTGGTTCCAAGGATAACAGGAAATCACTGTTTCTAGAAATATACTCCTTTAAATCATACCTGATTGATTGAATATATTTTTTTAATTCGTGACTAACTAAATCAGTTGTTAATCTAATATGTGTTTCCTCTAAATTTATTTCAGAATGATTCATGTTTAATTATTAAATTTGTTTATCTTATAAATATTATTAAAACATATTAATTATCATGAAAGCTCTAAATAAAATGCTCTGTTTAGTTGATGGTGAACATTATCTACCCGTCACTCAAGAAGCAATAGATACACTAAACAATTTAGAACACATTGATGTCGAAGGTGCTGTTTTTATTGGAGGAACAGAGAAACTTAGAGATGAATCAGAAGAATCCTATTCTGAAAAACTTGGAGTTCCTGTGCAATTTGCAAAAGATAAAGATATCCCCTATGATATCATTGTAGAAATGATTAGAAAATATGATATAGATACTGTTATGGATTTAAGTGACGAACCGATACTTGACTATCCTAAAAGGT from Methanobrevibacter sp. YE315 encodes:
- a CDS encoding methanogenesis marker 16 metalloprotein; protein product: MTNNKSIGQINKRIEDGEANIYTAEEFKKLIKKGDAPSFDEVDVVTTGTCGVMSGTAAILNFIISQPGEFIRANEVYLNGVPAYAGPCPNEWLGSVDVILHGTAHSIHDENYGGGFLLKDILEGKKIDVRVESADGKTIENTITIDDITRAQIVGARMAFKNYTAFTNPNKEAVSSIFAAIPLEGNLRGLTFSGCGDLNPLQNDIPQNVIKEGTKVLLNGTQGYVLGNGTRSSAEKPNLMLSADLTKMDPYYLGGFKTGQGGEVYDTVAIPIPVLNEEIYNNLLVTDDKVDIPVSDIKGRHLPLDETNYAELWADNDLRPQYDRTKCSKCDSCIVEEICPTNAFKNERLNLTYCFGCGMCANYCRHDAFDMKTGSVDLNINDNDVTIPIICRQSDRLRANKLSLKLKKMIQNQEFKL
- the comA gene encoding phosphosulfolactate synthase, with protein sequence MKSFEFLSIDRQEKPRTSGLTMVLDKGLGLETADSLMKISGDYVDYLKFGWGTSIVHEQDIIKAKVEMYKSHKITPYTGGTLFELAYMKGKLEEFFQEAHELGFPAIEISDGSTNIPTENKLNCIEKAKDDGFEVLSEVGKKNPQLDKELSLDERIEQMENELNAGSSLIIVEAREGGKNIGIFDKSGNPKEDEIDYILEKIDNKKILWEAPNKDQQVFFILKLGNTVNLGNISSDDITSLETLRRGLRGDTLGKI
- a CDS encoding UPF0058 family protein; amino-acid sequence: MYKDEMIQLHQFLVYVLKYLAEDDQITNDCSEYITLKISPHHIHKTKAEHKHAIFVLCKIISQVIADKEDNSIPENVRNSLSDLVTRSENEMKAD
- a CDS encoding UPF0280 family protein produces the protein MNHSEINLEETHIRLTTDLVSHELKKYIQSIRYDLKEYISRNSDFLLSLEPIETEGDLPLICETMVKASNIADVGPMACVAGSISELSLNYLINLDSKYSIVENGGDIALINDEKVLCGIYSNNEILKNKIAFEVKARKKPLGICTSSGRIGHSISFGDAESVSVISKSAATADGLATKIANEVKGSDSEDMLQNALEFSENYKEFFEGVLIISGDHVATMGKLPRIVETDEFNVDL